A window of Equus caballus isolate H_3958 breed thoroughbred chromosome 10, TB-T2T, whole genome shotgun sequence contains these coding sequences:
- the ERF gene encoding ETS domain-containing transcription factor ERF isoform X1: MKTPADTGFAFPDWAYKPESSPGSRQIQLWHFILELLRKEEYQGVIAWQGDYGEFVIKDPDEVARLWGVRKCKPQMNYDKLSRALRYYYNKRILHKTKGKRFTYKFNFNKLVLVNYPFIDVGLAGGAVPQSAPPVPSGGSHFRFPPSTPSEVLSPTEDPRSPPACSSSSSSLFSAVVARRLGRGSVSDCSDGTSELEEPLGEDPRARPPGPPELGAFRGPPLARLPHDPGVFRVYPRPRGGPEPLSPFPVSPLAGPGSLLPPQLSPALPMTPTHLAYTPSPTLSPMYPSGGGGPSGSGGGSHFSFSPEDMKRYLQAHTQSVYNYHLSPRAFLHYPGLVVPQPQRPDKCPLPPMAPETPPVPSSASSSSSCSSSPFKFKLQPPPLGRRQRAAGEKAPAGADKSSGIGIGGGGSAGGLPEGAGALAPPPPPPQIKVEPISEGESEEVEVTDISDEDEEDGEVFKTPRAPPAPPKPEPGEAPGAAQCMPLKLRFKRRWSEDCRLEGGGGPTGALEDEGEDKKVRGEGPGEAGGPLTPRRVSSDLQHATAQLSLEHRDS; the protein is encoded by the exons ATGAAGACCCCGGCGGAcacag GGTTTGCCTTCCCAGATTGGGCCTACAAGCCGGAGTCCTCCCCTGGCTCGAGGCAGATCCAGCTGTGGCACTTTATCCTGGAGCTGCTGCGGAAGGAAGAATACCAGGGTGTCATCGCCTGGCAGGGGGACTACGGGGAATTCGTCATCAAGGACCCCGATGAAGTGGCTCGGCTCTGGGGTGTCCGCAAGTGCAAGCCCCAGATGAATTATGACAAGCTGAGCCGGGCCCTGCG CTATTACTACAACAAACGCATTCTCCACAAGACCAAGGGGAAACGGTTCACCTACAAGTTCAACTTCAATAAACTGGTGCTGGTTAATTACCCTTTCATCGATGTGGGGTTGGCTG GGGGTGCGGTGCCCCAGAGTGCCCCGCCAGTGCCATCGGGTGGCAGCCACTTCCGCTTCCCTCCCTCAACGCCCTCCGAGGTGCTGTCCCCCACCGAGGACCCCCGATCGCCACCGGCCTGTTCTTCGTCCTCATCCTCCCTCTTCTCGGCTGTGGTGGCCCGACGCCTGGGCCGAGGCTCTGTCAGTGACTGTAGTGATGGCACATCAGAGCTGGAGGAGCCACTGGGAGAGGATCCCCGGGCCCGACCACCAGGCCCTCCGGAGCTGGGTGCCTTCCGTGGGCCCCCACTGGCCCGCCTGCCCCATGACCCTGGCGTCTTCCGTGTCTACCCCCGGCCTCGGGGTGGCCCTGAACCCCTCAGCCCCTTCCCTGTGTCTCCTCTAGCCGGGCCTGGCTCCCTGCTACCCCCTCAGCTCTCACCAGCTCTGCCCATGACGCCCACCCATCTGGCCTACACTCCCTCGCCCACGCTGAGCCCTATGTACCCCAGTGGCGGCGGGGGCCCCAGCGGCTCAGGGGGAGGCTCCCACTTCTCCTTCAGCCCTGAGGACATGAAACGGTACCTGCAGGCCCACACCCAAAGCGTCTACAACTACCACCTCAGCCCCCGCGCCTTCCTGCACTACCCTGGGCTGGTGGTGCCCCAGCCCCAGCGCCCTGACAAGTGCCCGCTGCCACCCATGGCACCTGAGACCCCACCAGTCCCTTCCTCGGCCTCGTCTTCCTCTTCCTGTTCTTCCTCCCCATTCAAGTTTAAGCTCCAGCCACCTCCGCTGGGACGGCGGCAGCGGGCAGCTGGGGAGAAGGCTCCGGCAGGCGCTGACAAGAGCAGTGGCATTGGCATTGGCGGTGGTGGCAGCGCAGGCGGGCTGCCTGAGGGGGCGGGGGCACTGGccccaccaccaccgccgccacAGATCAAGGTGGAGCCTATCTCAGAAGGCGAGTCAGAGGAGGTAGAGGTGACTGACATCAGtgatgaggatgaggaagatGGGGAGGTGTTCAAGACGCCTCGTGCCCCACCTGCGCCCCCCAAGCCTGAGCCCGGCGAGGCACCCGGGGCAGCCCAGTGCATGCCTCTCAAGCTGCGCTTTAAACGGCGCTGGAGTGAAGACTGTCGCCTGGAGGGGGGTGGGGGCCCTACTGGGGCACTTGAGGATGAGGGCGAGGACAAGAAGGTGCGTGGGGAGGGGCCCGGGGAGGCCGGGGGGCCCCTCACCCCAAGGCGGGTGAGCTCCGACCTCCAGCACGCTACAGCCCAGCTCTCTCTGGAGCATCGAGATTCCtga
- the ERF gene encoding ETS domain-containing transcription factor ERF isoform X2: protein MNYDKLSRALRYYYNKRILHKTKGKRFTYKFNFNKLVLVNYPFIDVGLAGGAVPQSAPPVPSGGSHFRFPPSTPSEVLSPTEDPRSPPACSSSSSSLFSAVVARRLGRGSVSDCSDGTSELEEPLGEDPRARPPGPPELGAFRGPPLARLPHDPGVFRVYPRPRGGPEPLSPFPVSPLAGPGSLLPPQLSPALPMTPTHLAYTPSPTLSPMYPSGGGGPSGSGGGSHFSFSPEDMKRYLQAHTQSVYNYHLSPRAFLHYPGLVVPQPQRPDKCPLPPMAPETPPVPSSASSSSSCSSSPFKFKLQPPPLGRRQRAAGEKAPAGADKSSGIGIGGGGSAGGLPEGAGALAPPPPPPQIKVEPISEGESEEVEVTDISDEDEEDGEVFKTPRAPPAPPKPEPGEAPGAAQCMPLKLRFKRRWSEDCRLEGGGGPTGALEDEGEDKKVRGEGPGEAGGPLTPRRVSSDLQHATAQLSLEHRDS, encoded by the exons ATGAATTATGACAAGCTGAGCCGGGCCCTGCG CTATTACTACAACAAACGCATTCTCCACAAGACCAAGGGGAAACGGTTCACCTACAAGTTCAACTTCAATAAACTGGTGCTGGTTAATTACCCTTTCATCGATGTGGGGTTGGCTG GGGGTGCGGTGCCCCAGAGTGCCCCGCCAGTGCCATCGGGTGGCAGCCACTTCCGCTTCCCTCCCTCAACGCCCTCCGAGGTGCTGTCCCCCACCGAGGACCCCCGATCGCCACCGGCCTGTTCTTCGTCCTCATCCTCCCTCTTCTCGGCTGTGGTGGCCCGACGCCTGGGCCGAGGCTCTGTCAGTGACTGTAGTGATGGCACATCAGAGCTGGAGGAGCCACTGGGAGAGGATCCCCGGGCCCGACCACCAGGCCCTCCGGAGCTGGGTGCCTTCCGTGGGCCCCCACTGGCCCGCCTGCCCCATGACCCTGGCGTCTTCCGTGTCTACCCCCGGCCTCGGGGTGGCCCTGAACCCCTCAGCCCCTTCCCTGTGTCTCCTCTAGCCGGGCCTGGCTCCCTGCTACCCCCTCAGCTCTCACCAGCTCTGCCCATGACGCCCACCCATCTGGCCTACACTCCCTCGCCCACGCTGAGCCCTATGTACCCCAGTGGCGGCGGGGGCCCCAGCGGCTCAGGGGGAGGCTCCCACTTCTCCTTCAGCCCTGAGGACATGAAACGGTACCTGCAGGCCCACACCCAAAGCGTCTACAACTACCACCTCAGCCCCCGCGCCTTCCTGCACTACCCTGGGCTGGTGGTGCCCCAGCCCCAGCGCCCTGACAAGTGCCCGCTGCCACCCATGGCACCTGAGACCCCACCAGTCCCTTCCTCGGCCTCGTCTTCCTCTTCCTGTTCTTCCTCCCCATTCAAGTTTAAGCTCCAGCCACCTCCGCTGGGACGGCGGCAGCGGGCAGCTGGGGAGAAGGCTCCGGCAGGCGCTGACAAGAGCAGTGGCATTGGCATTGGCGGTGGTGGCAGCGCAGGCGGGCTGCCTGAGGGGGCGGGGGCACTGGccccaccaccaccgccgccacAGATCAAGGTGGAGCCTATCTCAGAAGGCGAGTCAGAGGAGGTAGAGGTGACTGACATCAGtgatgaggatgaggaagatGGGGAGGTGTTCAAGACGCCTCGTGCCCCACCTGCGCCCCCCAAGCCTGAGCCCGGCGAGGCACCCGGGGCAGCCCAGTGCATGCCTCTCAAGCTGCGCTTTAAACGGCGCTGGAGTGAAGACTGTCGCCTGGAGGGGGGTGGGGGCCCTACTGGGGCACTTGAGGATGAGGGCGAGGACAAGAAGGTGCGTGGGGAGGGGCCCGGGGAGGCCGGGGGGCCCCTCACCCCAAGGCGGGTGAGCTCCGACCTCCAGCACGCTACAGCCCAGCTCTCTCTGGAGCATCGAGATTCCtga